In Solimonas sp. K1W22B-7, the DNA window TGAACACCAGGCTCTTTGTATTCACGACTTCCCATCCCTGTTTTTGAGTTGTCCCGGAATGGTAGCGAGCGCCGCGACCGGCTGACAGTCCGGTCGTGACCATCAGCCCAGGGAAAACAGGTCGTAGCGCACAAAACCCTCCGGCCCGCCCTTCAGCCCGGTGACCTTTCCCACTGCCTGCAGATGGTTGAGCCAGGCGTACCTCGGATGCCCGGTCTGGAAGCAGGGCGTGATGATGAAGTACATGTCCGCTGCCGTGAGCGTTTCTCCGGCGCTCATGCGCGCGAAATTCTCCGGCTTCACGCTGATGACGCCGCCGTAGCTGACGTGGATCAGCGCGCCGTCACCGGTCTGCAGGCTCATGCGCGCATCCACGCGCAGGCTGCCGCCCGGCATGGCACGCAGCCAGTCGCCGGTGGGCGTGAGCATCTGCGCGTCCAGGCGCGGACCGCGAGCCCAGCCGCCGGGACCGGACTGGTAGATCGTCAGCGCCGGGTCGATCTGCTGCGGCGCGCCGACGGTGGGGCTGTGCAGCGTGCACAGGAATTCGGTGGCGATCTGCGTGGTGGGCTGCATCGTGGTCTTCGTGTCCATGGCTCAGCGCTCCGGCTGCAGACAGACGGCCTCGACGTTGTTGCCGTCGGGGTCCAGCAGGAAGGCGGCGTAGTAGTGCGGGCCGTAGTCCACGCGCAGCCCCGGCGCGCCATGATCGCGGCCACCGGCCTTGAGTCCGGCGCGATGGAAATGATCGACCGCCTTGCGGTCCGGCGCGCGGAAGGCGACATGGATGCCGTGGCCGGCAGGCTGGGTGTTGCCGTGCAGCCACAGCCCGGCTTCGCCCTTGGGGCCGATGCCGGCACCGTGCTCGTCCTGCGAGCAGATGCCATGGCCCAGCGGCGCCAAGGCCGCCTCGTAGAAGCGCAGGCTGGCAGCGAGATTCTTTACCTTCAAACCGAGATGGTCGTACATGAGCAGTCTCCTGTGTGTGGAAACCACTCTAGGGACGCGCGGCGATCTTCTCTTGGAGAATCTTGCGGTCGCCCTTCGCCGCACG includes these proteins:
- a CDS encoding DUF3237 domain-containing protein, which translates into the protein MDTKTTMQPTTQIATEFLCTLHSPTVGAPQQIDPALTIYQSGPGGWARGPRLDAQMLTPTGDWLRAMPGGSLRVDARMSLQTGDGALIHVSYGGVISVKPENFARMSAGETLTAADMYFIITPCFQTGHPRYAWLNHLQAVGKVTGLKGGPEGFVRYDLFSLG
- a CDS encoding VOC family protein; its protein translation is MYDHLGLKVKNLAASLRFYEAALAPLGHGICSQDEHGAGIGPKGEAGLWLHGNTQPAGHGIHVAFRAPDRKAVDHFHRAGLKAGGRDHGAPGLRVDYGPHYYAAFLLDPDGNNVEAVCLQPER